The Thalassomonas actiniarum genome contains the following window.
TCCATTGGTGCTAAAATAAGTTGGTCTGCCTGGATAGTCATTTGAGATGAAAGCCCCTAATTGAAAAATGGGCACGATTGTAATGGCTATTTGCCAAAATGGCGAAAATATTTCATGCTTAGCAGGCATAAAATATAAATTACCAACGGATGAAATTTATATTTACCTTTAAAGGTCTACTTAAAAAACATAAAACTAACGGCCCCTGGTCAATTTACATAGTAGGAAACTCAAATGAACTTAATTAAAAAATCGGCAATCGGTGCATTTCTTGGATTAATGGCACTTTCTACACTGAGCATGGCCCCGGCAAAGGCAGAGTCTAATCCTTTTGCTGCTCAGGACATCATGACGGTGGTCGGCCATGGCGAGGAAAAGCAAGGTAAATGTGGTGAAGGCAAGTGCGGTGAAGGAAAAAGCAAAAAAGCCGAAGGTAAATGTGGTGAAGGCAAGTGCGGTGAAGGAAAAGCCAAAAAAGCCGCAGGTAAGTGTGGTGAAGGCAAATGTGGCGAAGGAAAAGCCAAAAAAGCCGCAGGTAAGTGTGGTGAGGGTAAATGTGGCGAAGGAAAAGCCAAAAAAGCTGCCGGCAAGTGTGGGGAAGGAAAATGCGGAGAAGGTAAGAAAACTTCCAAGTGTGGCGGTTAATTCTCAAGAATAGCAATAAGCGGCAGTAGGCTTTTTGCCAGCCGTGATAACGGGCTTTATGCCCGTTTTATTTTTTGTGGTGATAAAAACTGTAAGTGGTTAATACAGAAAATATTATTGTTTGTGCCAACTCGCTGAAAAGCGTGGATTACTCAAGAGTAATTTGATCCAGGTCAATTAAATCTGTGCAAATTGCTCATTTTGAGCTAAAATGCGCGCCTTTCATTTTATAGAGTAGTAAGATCAATATGTCCCACGATGAGAATTTCAAAGACGCGGCTTCTGTACGTCACTTATTAATTGCTTTTGTTGTCCTGTTTGGTATGCCTTTATTACCTATGTTGATGGGCTGGTATACCTTTTTACAATAAGTAGGTACCCCTGAATAATTCAACTATGAAAATATTAATTGTCGATGACAAACAAACGGTATTAAGCAGCTTAACGGCTTTACTGGAAAACGCCGGCCATTGCGTGGTGACCGCCAGTAACGGTTTAGATGGCTTTGAAAAAGCCCAGAGTCAGCCATTTGATTTGTTTGTTATCGACCATCTGATGCCGGTCATGAATGGCCTGGTATTGGTGAAAAATTTACGACAGCATCTTGATACGCAACATGCACCGATTTTGTTTATGAGTACTCAGGGAGTGGAAAGTTTAAAAGCTTTACCTGAATATCCCATGTTTACTTTTTCAATTGCCAAGCCGATCGATGAACAAGAGCTGTTTTTTGTCATTAATCAACTTTCAATTCAAAATAGTCAAAGTCAGTCACTATAAAATTGCCTCAATTTGCTTTATCCTTAGCAATTATCTTTTATATCTTAAGAACAAATGACTGAACAACAATTATCACTTCTCGAAAATGCCGTCCACACCATAGCCAATTATCCATGCGAAGGCGTCATGTTTCGTGATGTTACCGGGATTTTAGATAATGCCGAAGCATTTGCATTAACTATCGAGTTGATGACAAACGAATTTAAAGACAAAGGCTTTACTAAGGTTGTCGGTACCGAAGCCCGGGGGTTTTTATTCGGCGCGCCGCTGGCATTGGCATTAGGCGTAGGTTTTGTTCCTGTGCGTAAACCGGGTAAATTACCGCGCGAAACCATTGCCGAGCATTATCAACTGGAATATGGTCACGATACCCTGGAAATACACCAGGATGCCTTAACTCCCGATGATAAGGTATTAATTATCGACGACTTACTTGCTACCGGCGGTACCATAGACGCCACCACTAAGTTAATCCGCCGTCTGGGAGCCGAAGTCTCCGCTGCCGGATTTGTTATTTCCCTGCCTGATTTGGGCGGTGAAGCCAGATTAAAAGATCTGGATTTATCGATACTGTCTTTACTTCAGTATGAAGGTGAATAGCAGCTAATATGAGTTATCAGGTTTTAGCAAGAAAATGGCGACCTAAGTTATTTCAAGAGTTGATGGGGCAAGAGCATGTGGTTACCGTGCTGATGAATGCCTTGTCTCAGCAACGTCTACACCATGCTTACCTGTTTACCGGCACCCGGGGTGTCGGTAAAACAACCATAGCGCGAATTTTTGCTAAAAGCCTTAACTGTGAGCAGGGTGTCAGCGCAGAGCCCTGCGGACAGTGTGATGTGTGTGTGGATATCGACCAGGGGCGTTTTATCGACCTGCTTGAAATCGATGCGGCATCACGGACCAAGGTTGATGATACCCGTGAAATTCTTGATAACGTGCAATATGCGCCGAGTCGGGGCAGGTATAAAGTTTACCTGATCGATGAAGTTCATATGCTCTCGCGCAGCAGTTTTAATGCCTTATTGAAAACGCTGGAAGAGCCGCCCGAGCATGTTAAATTTATCCTGGCAACCACAGATCCGCAAAAACTGCCGGTCACGGTATTATCCCGGTGCCTGCAATTCCATCTTAAAGCATTAACCGTCAGGCAAATTGAAGAAAAATTAACGCAAATACTGGAGCAGGAAGCGGTCAAGCACGAGCCGGGCACCTTAACCCTGCTGGCAAAAGCCGCCCGCGGCAGTATGCGCGACTCCTTAAGTTTGACCGACCAGGCCATTGCCAAGGGGCAGGGTAATATAACCTTAGCCCACTTGCAGCAAATGCTTGGCGGCATAGATCAAAACTGGGTCTATAAAATTCTGATGGCCCTGCTCAAACAAGACGCTCAGGGCTTGATGGCATTATCGCTGGAAATTGCTTCCTACACCCCAAATTACAACCGTTTATTGGCAGAATTGATCCAACTGTTCCATCAGGTTGCCATGTTGCAGGTGGTGTCGCAGCATTTCGACGTTGCCCCCGAGCATCAGGTGCTGCTGGAAAAATTTGCCACCCTGATGTCGCCGGAAGATGTTCAGTTATATTACCAAATTGCCTTAAACGGCCGTAAGGACCTGCCCTACGCTTTTGATGAGCAAGCCGCTTTTGATATGGTGTTATTGCGTTTGCTTGCCTTTAAACCGGTAACAACAGCAGATGTTCAGACAGATACGGCAAGTATTAAGGCCGAGACCGCTACAGCAGTAGATTTTAATGAAACAGTCTTGCCCGAAACCCGGATAGCAAGTAGTGATATTTCGGTTGAGACGGCTGCACTGCCGCCGGTAAATCCAGCTCCCCGTGATCTTGAACCAGCCGTGAACAACCCTGGGCTGGGGATGAAAAGCCATGAGCAGGACATAAACAGCCATGAGCAGGATACCGGCACTTTGGAAAAGGACACTGTTAGCTTAGAAGCTGTTCCCGGCCAGGGTGAACCGCAAGTTTCTGCTGGCATCGGCCCAAGTGAGGAAAGTTTGGCTGCCGAGCTTAAGAGCATAGAAATGTCAGCCCAGTCACTTGGTCAGGCGGCAACAGACAATGCCAGTTTACAGCAATTACCTGCATCCTCAGAGCCTGAGCCAATAACACAAATTCCCGGGCATGGAGAAGCACAGGAAAATATCGGACAACATGATTTAAGCTCGGAGCTGAGCCGGGAGTTTACATCAGAAAATGATCCCGAGCCGGTGCCGGAGCCTTTAACTGCTAGCCAGGAACAAACCCCAGATCTTGATAACACTTTGGGGCAAGCAAGTCAGTCACAAACGGTGCCGCCGGAAAATGCTGCTTCAGCGCCAGTCGTAAGCCAAACCCCGGTAGATGCAGTGCTAGCCACCCGGAATATGTTGCGCAGCCGGAAAAAAGCACAGGAGAGTAAAGGAAAAAAGTCTGATGACGCAGGTTTGCGTCAGTCGGCAACCCCACAAAGCCAGTCTGCAGAGGAAACGGAAACTAGCCCTGATGCTGTTGTTAAGCCGGATATTCCTGCCCTGGAAACCTTGCCCCAGGCTCCTTACACACCTAATGTGATCGACCCCGCCAATGTCCGTAAGGCAAATCAAGTGGATAAATGGGCGAATATGATCGACACCATGGCCTTGAGCGGACGTTTGCGGCAGCTGGCGATCCATGCAACCATTTGCGAGTCTTCCACCGAAGAACAACTGGTGCTGAAACTGGATCAGTCCACTAAACATTTAAAAACCGACGCTGCCCACCAGCAGCTGGAAAACGCTTTAAGTCAGTACCAGCAGCGTAAAATTACCGTTGATATTAAAGTGGTAGAACAAACGGTAGCAGATCCTTATCAGATCCAGGCGGATATCAATGATAAACGTTACGATTATGCTAAAGCGTTACTGTTAGCCGATGATATCGTGATGACTTTGCAAAACGATTTTCAGGCAACCTTGGATGAGCAAACGATTGCGGCTTTATAACGCATCGTTATGTGTACAGATTTTCACAGAGTGAAAGTTGAAATAAAATAACCCGGACTTGAAATTAAAACCGTTTACCCCTATGTTTGGCGGTAAATACCCTTGGAGATAAAATTATGATGAAAGGTGGCATGGGCAACTTGATGAAGCAAGCCCAACAGATGCAAGCGAAAATGCAAAAGGCCCAGGAAGAACTGGCGAATATGGAAGTCACCGGTGAAGCCGGTGCCGGTTTAGTGAAAGTGACCATGACAGGCAGCCACAGCGTACGTCGTGTTGAAATTGATGACACACTTTTTGAAGACGACAAAGAAATGGTAGAAGACCTGGTTGCGGCCGCATTCAACGATGCCGTACGCCGTGTCGAAGAGCAAAACAAAGCTAAAATGGGTGATCTTACCGGTGGTATGCAAATGCCTCCCGGTTTTAAAATGCCTTTCTAAGCATTAAAGCATAAGAGATCAAGCGGTAATTCCAACGGGTTACCGCTTGATTTGTTTATGGGGTATGATTTGCGCGTTAGTGCCTTCCCTCGGGGGACCTCATAACCGGCTTTAAGATAATCTCCTACTTTACATCAACCTTTAAACAGGGCACACGATGAAATTCAGTCCTTTAGTACAAGAGTTAATCGACTCACTACGCTGCCTGCCGGGTGTCGGTGCGAAAACCGCACAACGCATGGCTTTTCATTTGCTCGAACGTAACCGTCACGGGGGCATGCAATTATCGGATTCCCTGGGGCGGGCCATGGACAGCATTGGCCATTGCCAGAAGTGCCGCAATTTTACCGAGCAGGACTTATGTGATATTTGCCAGAGCCCGAAGCGCCAACTTGCCGAAATTATCTGTATCGTTGAAAGCCCGGCGGATGTGATCGCCATTGAACAAACCGGTGAATTTACCGGGCAGTACTTTGTCCTGATGGGACACCTTTCCCCAATTGACGGCATAGGTCCGGATGATTTAGGGCTGGATATCCTGGCAGAACAATTGGCAAGCGGGCAATACAAGGAAATGATTTTGGCGACCAATCCGACGGTAGAAGGGGAAGCAACCGCCCATTATATTGCCGATCTTGCCCGTGAATCTCAGGTAACGGTTTCCCGGATTGCC
Protein-coding sequences here:
- a CDS encoding response regulator; translation: MKILIVDDKQTVLSSLTALLENAGHCVVTASNGLDGFEKAQSQPFDLFVIDHLMPVMNGLVLVKNLRQHLDTQHAPILFMSTQGVESLKALPEYPMFTFSIAKPIDEQELFFVINQLSIQNSQSQSL
- the apt gene encoding adenine phosphoribosyltransferase, giving the protein MTEQQLSLLENAVHTIANYPCEGVMFRDVTGILDNAEAFALTIELMTNEFKDKGFTKVVGTEARGFLFGAPLALALGVGFVPVRKPGKLPRETIAEHYQLEYGHDTLEIHQDALTPDDKVLIIDDLLATGGTIDATTKLIRRLGAEVSAAGFVISLPDLGGEARLKDLDLSILSLLQYEGE
- the dnaX gene encoding DNA polymerase III subunit gamma/tau, which codes for MSYQVLARKWRPKLFQELMGQEHVVTVLMNALSQQRLHHAYLFTGTRGVGKTTIARIFAKSLNCEQGVSAEPCGQCDVCVDIDQGRFIDLLEIDAASRTKVDDTREILDNVQYAPSRGRYKVYLIDEVHMLSRSSFNALLKTLEEPPEHVKFILATTDPQKLPVTVLSRCLQFHLKALTVRQIEEKLTQILEQEAVKHEPGTLTLLAKAARGSMRDSLSLTDQAIAKGQGNITLAHLQQMLGGIDQNWVYKILMALLKQDAQGLMALSLEIASYTPNYNRLLAELIQLFHQVAMLQVVSQHFDVAPEHQVLLEKFATLMSPEDVQLYYQIALNGRKDLPYAFDEQAAFDMVLLRLLAFKPVTTADVQTDTASIKAETATAVDFNETVLPETRIASSDISVETAALPPVNPAPRDLEPAVNNPGLGMKSHEQDINSHEQDTGTLEKDTVSLEAVPGQGEPQVSAGIGPSEESLAAELKSIEMSAQSLGQAATDNASLQQLPASSEPEPITQIPGHGEAQENIGQHDLSSELSREFTSENDPEPVPEPLTASQEQTPDLDNTLGQASQSQTVPPENAASAPVVSQTPVDAVLATRNMLRSRKKAQESKGKKSDDAGLRQSATPQSQSAEETETSPDAVVKPDIPALETLPQAPYTPNVIDPANVRKANQVDKWANMIDTMALSGRLRQLAIHATICESSTEEQLVLKLDQSTKHLKTDAAHQQLENALSQYQQRKITVDIKVVEQTVADPYQIQADINDKRYDYAKALLLADDIVMTLQNDFQATLDEQTIAAL
- a CDS encoding YbaB/EbfC family nucleoid-associated protein, with amino-acid sequence MMMKGGMGNLMKQAQQMQAKMQKAQEELANMEVTGEAGAGLVKVTMTGSHSVRRVEIDDTLFEDDKEMVEDLVAAAFNDAVRRVEEQNKAKMGDLTGGMQMPPGFKMPF
- the recR gene encoding recombination mediator RecR, with the translated sequence MKFSPLVQELIDSLRCLPGVGAKTAQRMAFHLLERNRHGGMQLSDSLGRAMDSIGHCQKCRNFTEQDLCDICQSPKRQLAEIICIVESPADVIAIEQTGEFTGQYFVLMGHLSPIDGIGPDDLGLDILAEQLASGQYKEMILATNPTVEGEATAHYIADLARESQVTVSRIAHGVPVGGELEYVDGNTLSHALSGRKNYGI